A single region of the Brassica rapa cultivar Chiifu-401-42 chromosome A03, CAAS_Brap_v3.01, whole genome shotgun sequence genome encodes:
- the LOC117132913 gene encoding uncharacterized protein LOC117132913: protein MPPRRRTTRAQTTRAVRDDVDEHEQPAVPPPAAPPVDQDALRQMIQDAARQAALEALQQIAQEAARQAAQEAARVAAQEVARQMAAVQQGPQVQVQQGPQIRVQQVPPVQVQQDQHDHEDPVQQVPLPQVPLQHGPAQQFAHGVQDLPPPPPPRPHVYPVYDERFYRLTRQMRNMDMEHFSGTVDAVAAHDWKLALQRKLEIIECPPELSLRLTMQYLRGDALIWWEGIRLSHLGPERLTFADFIREFDRKYFPKEAMDRKKCEFEHVSQGEMSIREYEVVFNQLRRFAREGILEEDLMRKFLNGMRVEIRNRCCVVTYHRLGDLVEKAAEQEAGLAEEQKYSKAVQPKFGGTSEAQQRTWDKPSIQCFYCGKMGHKSRVCQSRLFDAQVAPPVRQIAAPAAPAAAHVCFDCGQPGHFIRDCPRRGNAALPPPPKRLAIAPRAFAVGDPHGAEPIAGETDEQE, encoded by the exons ATGCCGCCAAGGAGAAGAACCACCCGTGCCCAGACCACCAGAGCTGTTAGAGACGATGTAGATGAGCATGAGCAGCCCGCAGTTCCGCCACCCGCGGCTCCACCAGTTGATCAGGATGCATTGAGACAGATGATTCAGGATGCCGCTAGACAGGCCGCTCTGGAGGCACTTCAGCAGATTGCCCAGGAGGCAGCCAGGCAGGCCGCTCAGGAGGCTGCCCGAGTAGCTGCTCAGGAGGTTGCTCGTCAGATGGCTGCCGTTCAACAGGGTCCTCAGGTTCAGGTGCAGCAGGGTCCACAGATTCGGGTTCAGCAAGTTCCACCGGTTCAGGTTCAGCAGGATCAGCATGATCATGAGGATCCCGTTCAGCAGGTTCCCCTTCCTCAGGTTCCACTGCAGCACGGACCAGCTCAGCAGTTTGCTCATGGTGTTCAGGatctaccaccaccaccaccaccgcgaCCTCATGTTTACCCGGTTTATGATGAGAGGTTCTACAGGCTGACGCGTCAGATGAGGAACATGGATATGGAGCATTTTAGTGGGACAGTGGATGCTGTAGCTGCACATGATTGGAAGTTAGCCTTGCAGCGGAAGCTGGAGATTATTGAGTGTCCACCAGAGTTGTCGCTCAGATTGACTATGCAGTACCTTcgtggagatgctcttatatgGTGGGAGGGAATACGATTGAGTCACCTTGGGCCAGAGAGGCTTACCTTCGCAGACTTCATCCGAGAGTTCGATAGGAAATACTTTCCGAAGGAAGCTATGGATAGGAAGAAATGCGAGTTCGAGCATGTAAGCCAGGGTGAGATGTCTATCAGGGAGTATGAGGTTGTGTTTAACCAACTTCGCAGATTTGCTAGAGAGGGCATTTTAGAGGAAGACCTGATGAGGAAATTTTTGAATGGGATGCGAGTGGAGATTCGCAACAGGTGCTGTGTCGTCACTTATCACAGATTGGGAGATTTGGTGGAGAAGGCTGCCGAGCAGGAGGCAGGTTTGGCAGAGGAGCAGAAGTACTCCAAGGCAGTTCAGCCTAAGTTTGGAGGGACTTCAGAGGCACAGCAGAGGACATGGGACAAACCGAGCATACAGTGCTTTTACTGTGGAAAGATGGGACATAAGAGTAGGGTTTGTCAGAGTAGGCTATTTGATGCTCAGGTTGCGCCACCAGTCAGACAGATTGCAGCACCAGCAGCACCAGCAGCGGCACATGTCTGCTTTGACTGTGGTCAGCCAGGTCACTTCATCAGAGATTGCCCGAGGAGGGGCAATGCGGCACTTCCACCACCACCGAAGCGTCTAGCCATCGCTCCACGTGCGTTTGCGGTTGGAGATCCCCATGGAGCTGAGCCGATAGCGG gtgagaccgACGAGCAGGAGTGA